A window of Solanum stenotomum isolate F172 chromosome 3, ASM1918654v1, whole genome shotgun sequence contains these coding sequences:
- the LOC125858288 gene encoding serine/arginine-rich splicing factor SR34A isoform X4, with protein sequence MSGRFSRSIYVGNLPADIKELEVEDLFYKYGRILDIELKIPPRPPCYCFVEFESSRDAEDAIRGRDGYNFDGCRLRVELAHGGRGPSSSSDRRGSYGSSSGGGGGGGRHGISRHSDYRVIIRGLPSSASWQDLKDHMRKAGDVCFAEVSRDSEGTFGLVDYTNYEDMKYAIRKLDDTEFRNPWTRTYIRVREYKGSPSRSRSRSRSRSRSRSRSRSRTPRKSRRSPARSVSRSPPPKSRSASPVKSTRSRSRSLSRSMSRSRSRSRSRSRSRSRSPSRSRSASPQQA encoded by the exons TATGGTCGTATATTGGACATTGAGTTGAAGATCCCACCTCGTCCTCCTTGCTATTGTTTCGTGGAG TTTGAAAGTTCTCGAGATGCTGAAGATGCCATCAGGGGTAGAGATGGCTACAACTTTGATGGCTGTAGGCTGAGG GTTGAGCTTGCTCATGGAGGAAGAGGGCCATCATCTTCAAGTGATCGCCGAGGCAGTTATGGCAGCAgtagtggtggtggtggaggtggagggCGTCATGGCATTTCTCGGCATTCTGATTACCGAG TTATTATTCGAGGTCTTCCATCTTCTGCTTCTTGGCAAGATTTGAAG GATCATATGCGGAAAGCTGGGGATGTGTGCTTTGCTGAGGTTTCTCGTGACAGTGAAG GAACCTTTGGCTTGGTGGACTACACAAATTATGAAGACATGAAATATGCT ATAAGAAAACTTGATGATACTGAGTTCAGGAATCCTTGGACAAGAACCTACATCCGG GTAAGAGAATACAAGGGCAGCCCTTCAAGAAGTCGTAGCCGGAGCAGAAGCAGGAGCAGGAGCAGGAGCAGGAGCAGGAGCAGAACTCCAAGGAAGAGTAGGAG ATCACCCGCCCGTTCAGTTTCGAGATCACCACCACCAAAGTCTAGATCTGCATCTCCTGTTAAGTCGACCAG GTCCAGGTCCAGGTCATTGTCCAGATCAATGTCAAGGTCGAGGTCGAGGTCGAGGTCGAG ATCGAGATCGAGATCGAGGTCACCGTCAAGGTCCAGATCGGCATCACCACAGCAG GCATGA
- the LOC125858288 gene encoding serine/arginine-rich splicing factor SR34A isoform X15: MSGRFSRSIYVGNLPADIKELEVEDLFYKYGRILDIELKIPPRPPCYCFVEFESSRDAEDAIRGRDGYNFDGCRLRVELAHGGRGPSSSSDRRGSYGSSSGGGGGGGRHGISRHSDYRVIIRGLPSSASWQDLKDHMRKAGDVCFAEVSRDSEGTFGLVDYTNYEDMKYAIRKLDDTEFRNPWTRTYIRVREYKGSPSRSRSRSRSRSRSRSRSRSRTPRKSRRSPARSVSRSPPPKSRSASPVKSTRSRSRSRSLSRSMSRSRSRSRSPSRSRSASPQQA, from the exons TATGGTCGTATATTGGACATTGAGTTGAAGATCCCACCTCGTCCTCCTTGCTATTGTTTCGTGGAG TTTGAAAGTTCTCGAGATGCTGAAGATGCCATCAGGGGTAGAGATGGCTACAACTTTGATGGCTGTAGGCTGAGG GTTGAGCTTGCTCATGGAGGAAGAGGGCCATCATCTTCAAGTGATCGCCGAGGCAGTTATGGCAGCAgtagtggtggtggtggaggtggagggCGTCATGGCATTTCTCGGCATTCTGATTACCGAG TTATTATTCGAGGTCTTCCATCTTCTGCTTCTTGGCAAGATTTGAAG GATCATATGCGGAAAGCTGGGGATGTGTGCTTTGCTGAGGTTTCTCGTGACAGTGAAG GAACCTTTGGCTTGGTGGACTACACAAATTATGAAGACATGAAATATGCT ATAAGAAAACTTGATGATACTGAGTTCAGGAATCCTTGGACAAGAACCTACATCCGG GTAAGAGAATACAAGGGCAGCCCTTCAAGAAGTCGTAGCCGGAGCAGAAGCAGGAGCAGGAGCAGGAGCAGGAGCAGGAGCAGAACTCCAAGGAAGAGTAGGAG ATCACCCGCCCGTTCAGTTTCGAGATCACCACCACCAAAGTCTAGATCTGCATCTCCTGTTAAGTCGACCAGGT CCAGGTCCAGGTCCAGGTCATTGTCCAGATCAATGTCAAGGTCGAG ATCGAGATCGAGGTCACCGTCAAGGTCCAGATCGGCATCACCACAGCAG GCATGA
- the LOC125858288 gene encoding serine/arginine-rich splicing factor SR34A isoform X5 has protein sequence MSGRFSRSIYVGNLPADIKELEVEDLFYKYGRILDIELKIPPRPPCYCFVEFESSRDAEDAIRGRDGYNFDGCRLRVELAHGGRGPSSSSDRRGSYGSSSGGGGGGGRHGISRHSDYRVIIRGLPSSASWQDLKDHMRKAGDVCFAEVSRDSEGTFGLVDYTNYEDMKYAIRKLDDTEFRNPWTRTYIRVREYKGSPSRSRSRSRSRSRSRSRSRSRTPRKSRRSPARSVSRSPPPKSRSASPVKSTRSRSRSLSRSMSRSRSRSRSRSRSRSRSPSRSRSASPQQA, from the exons TATGGTCGTATATTGGACATTGAGTTGAAGATCCCACCTCGTCCTCCTTGCTATTGTTTCGTGGAG TTTGAAAGTTCTCGAGATGCTGAAGATGCCATCAGGGGTAGAGATGGCTACAACTTTGATGGCTGTAGGCTGAGG GTTGAGCTTGCTCATGGAGGAAGAGGGCCATCATCTTCAAGTGATCGCCGAGGCAGTTATGGCAGCAgtagtggtggtggtggaggtggagggCGTCATGGCATTTCTCGGCATTCTGATTACCGAG TTATTATTCGAGGTCTTCCATCTTCTGCTTCTTGGCAAGATTTGAAG GATCATATGCGGAAAGCTGGGGATGTGTGCTTTGCTGAGGTTTCTCGTGACAGTGAAG GAACCTTTGGCTTGGTGGACTACACAAATTATGAAGACATGAAATATGCT ATAAGAAAACTTGATGATACTGAGTTCAGGAATCCTTGGACAAGAACCTACATCCGG GTAAGAGAATACAAGGGCAGCCCTTCAAGAAGTCGTAGCCGGAGCAGAAGCAGGAGCAGGAGCAGGAGCAGGAGCAGGAGCAGAACTCCAAGGAAGAGTAGGAG ATCACCCGCCCGTTCAGTTTCGAGATCACCACCACCAAAGTCTAGATCTGCATCTCCTGTTAAGTCGACCAG GTCCAGGTCCAGGTCATTGTCCAGATCAATGTCAAGGTCGAGGTCGAGGTCGAG ATCGAGATCGAGATCGAGATCGAGGTCACCGTCAAGGTCCAGATCGGCATCACCACAGCAG GCATGA
- the LOC125858288 gene encoding serine/arginine-rich splicing factor SR34A isoform X11, with the protein MSGRFSRSIYVGNLPADIKELEVEDLFYKYGRILDIELKIPPRPPCYCFVEFESSRDAEDAIRGRDGYNFDGCRLRVELAHGGRGPSSSSDRRGSYGSSSGGGGGGGRHGISRHSDYRVIIRGLPSSASWQDLKDHMRKAGDVCFAEVSRDSEGTFGLVDYTNYEDMKYAIRKLDDTEFRNPWTRTYIRVREYKGSPSRSRSRSRSRSRSRSRSRSRTPRKSRRSPARSVSRSPPPKSRSASPVKSTRSRSRSLSRSMSRSRSRSRSRSRSPSRSRSASPQQA; encoded by the exons TATGGTCGTATATTGGACATTGAGTTGAAGATCCCACCTCGTCCTCCTTGCTATTGTTTCGTGGAG TTTGAAAGTTCTCGAGATGCTGAAGATGCCATCAGGGGTAGAGATGGCTACAACTTTGATGGCTGTAGGCTGAGG GTTGAGCTTGCTCATGGAGGAAGAGGGCCATCATCTTCAAGTGATCGCCGAGGCAGTTATGGCAGCAgtagtggtggtggtggaggtggagggCGTCATGGCATTTCTCGGCATTCTGATTACCGAG TTATTATTCGAGGTCTTCCATCTTCTGCTTCTTGGCAAGATTTGAAG GATCATATGCGGAAAGCTGGGGATGTGTGCTTTGCTGAGGTTTCTCGTGACAGTGAAG GAACCTTTGGCTTGGTGGACTACACAAATTATGAAGACATGAAATATGCT ATAAGAAAACTTGATGATACTGAGTTCAGGAATCCTTGGACAAGAACCTACATCCGG GTAAGAGAATACAAGGGCAGCCCTTCAAGAAGTCGTAGCCGGAGCAGAAGCAGGAGCAGGAGCAGGAGCAGGAGCAGGAGCAGAACTCCAAGGAAGAGTAGGAG ATCACCCGCCCGTTCAGTTTCGAGATCACCACCACCAAAGTCTAGATCTGCATCTCCTGTTAAGTCGACCAG GTCCAGGTCCAGGTCATTGTCCAGATCAATGTCAAGGTCGAGGTCGAG ATCGAGATCGAGATCGAGGTCACCGTCAAGGTCCAGATCGGCATCACCACAGCAG GCATGA
- the LOC125858288 gene encoding serine/arginine-rich splicing factor SR34A isoform X16 yields the protein MSGRFSRSIYVGNLPADIKELEVEDLFYKYGRILDIELKIPPRPPCYCFVEFESSRDAEDAIRGRDGYNFDGCRLRVELAHGGRGPSSSSDRRGSYGSSSGGGGGGGRHGISRHSDYRVIIRGLPSSASWQDLKDHMRKAGDVCFAEVSRDSEGTFGLVDYTNYEDMKYAIRKLDDTEFRNPWTRTYIRVREYKGSPSRSRSRSRSRSRSRSRSRSRTPRKSRRSPARSVSRSPPPKSRSASPVKSTRSRSRSLSRSMSRSRSRSRSRSPSRSRSASPQQA from the exons TATGGTCGTATATTGGACATTGAGTTGAAGATCCCACCTCGTCCTCCTTGCTATTGTTTCGTGGAG TTTGAAAGTTCTCGAGATGCTGAAGATGCCATCAGGGGTAGAGATGGCTACAACTTTGATGGCTGTAGGCTGAGG GTTGAGCTTGCTCATGGAGGAAGAGGGCCATCATCTTCAAGTGATCGCCGAGGCAGTTATGGCAGCAgtagtggtggtggtggaggtggagggCGTCATGGCATTTCTCGGCATTCTGATTACCGAG TTATTATTCGAGGTCTTCCATCTTCTGCTTCTTGGCAAGATTTGAAG GATCATATGCGGAAAGCTGGGGATGTGTGCTTTGCTGAGGTTTCTCGTGACAGTGAAG GAACCTTTGGCTTGGTGGACTACACAAATTATGAAGACATGAAATATGCT ATAAGAAAACTTGATGATACTGAGTTCAGGAATCCTTGGACAAGAACCTACATCCGG GTAAGAGAATACAAGGGCAGCCCTTCAAGAAGTCGTAGCCGGAGCAGAAGCAGGAGCAGGAGCAGGAGCAGGAGCAGGAGCAGAACTCCAAGGAAGAGTAGGAG ATCACCCGCCCGTTCAGTTTCGAGATCACCACCACCAAAGTCTAGATCTGCATCTCCTGTTAAGTCGACCAG GTCCAGGTCCAGGTCATTGTCCAGATCAATGTCAAGGTCGAG ATCGAGATCGAGATCGAGGTCACCGTCAAGGTCCAGATCGGCATCACCACAGCAG GCATGA
- the LOC125858288 gene encoding serine/arginine-rich splicing factor SR34A isoform X12, which yields MSGRFSRSIYVGNLPADIKELEVEDLFYKYGRILDIELKIPPRPPCYCFVEFESSRDAEDAIRGRDGYNFDGCRLRVELAHGGRGPSSSSDRRGSYGSSSGGGGGGGRHGISRHSDYRVIIRGLPSSASWQDLKDHMRKAGDVCFAEVSRDSEGTFGLVDYTNYEDMKYAIRKLDDTEFRNPWTRTYIRVREYKGSPSRSRSRSRSRSRSRSRSRSRTPRKSRRSPARSVSRSPPPKSRSASPVKSTRSRSRSLSRSMSRSRSRSRSRSRSPSRSRSASPQQA from the exons TATGGTCGTATATTGGACATTGAGTTGAAGATCCCACCTCGTCCTCCTTGCTATTGTTTCGTGGAG TTTGAAAGTTCTCGAGATGCTGAAGATGCCATCAGGGGTAGAGATGGCTACAACTTTGATGGCTGTAGGCTGAGG GTTGAGCTTGCTCATGGAGGAAGAGGGCCATCATCTTCAAGTGATCGCCGAGGCAGTTATGGCAGCAgtagtggtggtggtggaggtggagggCGTCATGGCATTTCTCGGCATTCTGATTACCGAG TTATTATTCGAGGTCTTCCATCTTCTGCTTCTTGGCAAGATTTGAAG GATCATATGCGGAAAGCTGGGGATGTGTGCTTTGCTGAGGTTTCTCGTGACAGTGAAG GAACCTTTGGCTTGGTGGACTACACAAATTATGAAGACATGAAATATGCT ATAAGAAAACTTGATGATACTGAGTTCAGGAATCCTTGGACAAGAACCTACATCCGG GTAAGAGAATACAAGGGCAGCCCTTCAAGAAGTCGTAGCCGGAGCAGAAGCAGGAGCAGGAGCAGGAGCAGGAGCAGGAGCAGAACTCCAAGGAAGAGTAGGAG ATCACCCGCCCGTTCAGTTTCGAGATCACCACCACCAAAGTCTAGATCTGCATCTCCTGTTAAGTCGACCAG GTCCAGGTCCAGGTCATTGTCCAGATCAATGTCAAGGTCGAGGTCGAGGTCGAG ATCGAGATCGAGGTCACCGTCAAGGTCCAGATCGGCATCACCACAGCAG GCATGA
- the LOC125858288 gene encoding serine/arginine-rich splicing factor SR34A isoform X17: MSGRFSRSIYVGNLPADIKELEVEDLFYKYGRILDIELKIPPRPPCYCFVEFESSRDAEDAIRGRDGYNFDGCRLRVELAHGGRGPSSSSDRRGSYGSSSGGGGGGGRHGISRHSDYRVIIRGLPSSASWQDLKDHMRKAGDVCFAEVSRDSEGTFGLVDYTNYEDMKYAIRKLDDTEFRNPWTRTYIRVREYKGSPSRSRSRSRSRSRSRSRSRSRTPRKSRRSPARSVSRSPPPKSRSASPVKSTRSRSLSRSMSRSRSRSRSRSRSPSRSRSASPQQA; this comes from the exons TATGGTCGTATATTGGACATTGAGTTGAAGATCCCACCTCGTCCTCCTTGCTATTGTTTCGTGGAG TTTGAAAGTTCTCGAGATGCTGAAGATGCCATCAGGGGTAGAGATGGCTACAACTTTGATGGCTGTAGGCTGAGG GTTGAGCTTGCTCATGGAGGAAGAGGGCCATCATCTTCAAGTGATCGCCGAGGCAGTTATGGCAGCAgtagtggtggtggtggaggtggagggCGTCATGGCATTTCTCGGCATTCTGATTACCGAG TTATTATTCGAGGTCTTCCATCTTCTGCTTCTTGGCAAGATTTGAAG GATCATATGCGGAAAGCTGGGGATGTGTGCTTTGCTGAGGTTTCTCGTGACAGTGAAG GAACCTTTGGCTTGGTGGACTACACAAATTATGAAGACATGAAATATGCT ATAAGAAAACTTGATGATACTGAGTTCAGGAATCCTTGGACAAGAACCTACATCCGG GTAAGAGAATACAAGGGCAGCCCTTCAAGAAGTCGTAGCCGGAGCAGAAGCAGGAGCAGGAGCAGGAGCAGGAGCAGGAGCAGAACTCCAAGGAAGAGTAGGAG ATCACCCGCCCGTTCAGTTTCGAGATCACCACCACCAAAGTCTAGATCTGCATCTCCTGTTAAGTCGACCAG GTCCAGGTCATTGTCCAGATCAATGTCAAGGTCGAGGTCGAG ATCGAGATCGAGATCGAGGTCACCGTCAAGGTCCAGATCGGCATCACCACAGCAG GCATGA
- the LOC125858288 gene encoding serine/arginine-rich splicing factor SR34A isoform X10, producing MSGRFSRSIYVGNLPADIKELEVEDLFYKYGRILDIELKIPPRPPCYCFVEFESSRDAEDAIRGRDGYNFDGCRLRVELAHGGRGPSSSSDRRGSYGSSSGGGGGGGRHGISRHSDYRVIIRGLPSSASWQDLKDHMRKAGDVCFAEVSRDSEGTFGLVDYTNYEDMKYAIRKLDDTEFRNPWTRTYIRVREYKGSPSRSRSRSRSRSRSRSRSRSRTPRKSRRSPARSVSRSPPPKSRSASPVKSTRSRSRSRSLSRSMSRSRSRSRSRSRSPSRSRSASPQQA from the exons TATGGTCGTATATTGGACATTGAGTTGAAGATCCCACCTCGTCCTCCTTGCTATTGTTTCGTGGAG TTTGAAAGTTCTCGAGATGCTGAAGATGCCATCAGGGGTAGAGATGGCTACAACTTTGATGGCTGTAGGCTGAGG GTTGAGCTTGCTCATGGAGGAAGAGGGCCATCATCTTCAAGTGATCGCCGAGGCAGTTATGGCAGCAgtagtggtggtggtggaggtggagggCGTCATGGCATTTCTCGGCATTCTGATTACCGAG TTATTATTCGAGGTCTTCCATCTTCTGCTTCTTGGCAAGATTTGAAG GATCATATGCGGAAAGCTGGGGATGTGTGCTTTGCTGAGGTTTCTCGTGACAGTGAAG GAACCTTTGGCTTGGTGGACTACACAAATTATGAAGACATGAAATATGCT ATAAGAAAACTTGATGATACTGAGTTCAGGAATCCTTGGACAAGAACCTACATCCGG GTAAGAGAATACAAGGGCAGCCCTTCAAGAAGTCGTAGCCGGAGCAGAAGCAGGAGCAGGAGCAGGAGCAGGAGCAGGAGCAGAACTCCAAGGAAGAGTAGGAG ATCACCCGCCCGTTCAGTTTCGAGATCACCACCACCAAAGTCTAGATCTGCATCTCCTGTTAAGTCGACCAGGT CCAGGTCCAGGTCCAGGTCATTGTCCAGATCAATGTCAAGGTCGAGGTCGAGGTCGAG ATCGAGATCGAGGTCACCGTCAAGGTCCAGATCGGCATCACCACAGCAG GCATGA
- the LOC125858288 gene encoding serine/arginine-rich splicing factor SR34A isoform X6 produces MSGRFSRSIYVGNLPADIKELEVEDLFYKYGRILDIELKIPPRPPCYCFVEFESSRDAEDAIRGRDGYNFDGCRLRVELAHGGRGPSSSSDRRGSYGSSSGGGGGGGRHGISRHSDYRVIIRGLPSSASWQDLKDHMRKAGDVCFAEVSRDSEGTFGLVDYTNYEDMKYAIRKLDDTEFRNPWTRTYIRVREYKGSPSRSRSRSRSRSRSRSRSRSRTPRKSRRSPARSVSRSPPPKSRSASPVKSTRSRSLSRSMSRSRSRSRSRSRSRSRSPSRSRSASPQQA; encoded by the exons TATGGTCGTATATTGGACATTGAGTTGAAGATCCCACCTCGTCCTCCTTGCTATTGTTTCGTGGAG TTTGAAAGTTCTCGAGATGCTGAAGATGCCATCAGGGGTAGAGATGGCTACAACTTTGATGGCTGTAGGCTGAGG GTTGAGCTTGCTCATGGAGGAAGAGGGCCATCATCTTCAAGTGATCGCCGAGGCAGTTATGGCAGCAgtagtggtggtggtggaggtggagggCGTCATGGCATTTCTCGGCATTCTGATTACCGAG TTATTATTCGAGGTCTTCCATCTTCTGCTTCTTGGCAAGATTTGAAG GATCATATGCGGAAAGCTGGGGATGTGTGCTTTGCTGAGGTTTCTCGTGACAGTGAAG GAACCTTTGGCTTGGTGGACTACACAAATTATGAAGACATGAAATATGCT ATAAGAAAACTTGATGATACTGAGTTCAGGAATCCTTGGACAAGAACCTACATCCGG GTAAGAGAATACAAGGGCAGCCCTTCAAGAAGTCGTAGCCGGAGCAGAAGCAGGAGCAGGAGCAGGAGCAGGAGCAGGAGCAGAACTCCAAGGAAGAGTAGGAG ATCACCCGCCCGTTCAGTTTCGAGATCACCACCACCAAAGTCTAGATCTGCATCTCCTGTTAAGTCGACCAG GTCCAGGTCATTGTCCAGATCAATGTCAAGGTCGAGGTCGAGGTCGAG ATCGAGATCGAGATCGAGATCGAGGTCACCGTCAAGGTCCAGATCGGCATCACCACAGCAG GCATGA
- the LOC125858288 gene encoding serine/arginine-rich splicing factor SR34A isoform X9, producing MSGRFSRSIYVGNLPADIKELEVEDLFYKYGRILDIELKIPPRPPCYCFVEFESSRDAEDAIRGRDGYNFDGCRLRVELAHGGRGPSSSSDRRGSYGSSSGGGGGGGRHGISRHSDYRVIIRGLPSSASWQDLKDHMRKAGDVCFAEVSRDSEGTFGLVDYTNYEDMKYAIRKLDDTEFRNPWTRTYIRVREYKGSPSRSRSRSRSRSRSRSRSRSRTPRKSRRSPARSVSRSPPPKSRSASPVKSTRSRSLSRSMSRSRSRSRSRSRSRSRSPSRSRSASPQQA from the exons TATGGTCGTATATTGGACATTGAGTTGAAGATCCCACCTCGTCCTCCTTGCTATTGTTTCGTGGAG TTTGAAAGTTCTCGAGATGCTGAAGATGCCATCAGGGGTAGAGATGGCTACAACTTTGATGGCTGTAGGCTGAGG GTTGAGCTTGCTCATGGAGGAAGAGGGCCATCATCTTCAAGTGATCGCCGAGGCAGTTATGGCAGCAgtagtggtggtggtggaggtggagggCGTCATGGCATTTCTCGGCATTCTGATTACCGAG TTATTATTCGAGGTCTTCCATCTTCTGCTTCTTGGCAAGATTTGAAG GATCATATGCGGAAAGCTGGGGATGTGTGCTTTGCTGAGGTTTCTCGTGACAGTGAAG GAACCTTTGGCTTGGTGGACTACACAAATTATGAAGACATGAAATATGCT ATAAGAAAACTTGATGATACTGAGTTCAGGAATCCTTGGACAAGAACCTACATCCGG GTAAGAGAATACAAGGGCAGCCCTTCAAGAAGTCGTAGCCGGAGCAGAAGCAGGAGCAGGAGCAGGAGCAGGAGCAGGAGCAGAACTCCAAGGAAGAGTAGGAG ATCACCCGCCCGTTCAGTTTCGAGATCACCACCACCAAAGTCTAGATCTGCATCTCCTGTTAAGTCGACCAG GTCCAGGTCATTGTCCAGATCAATGTCAAGGTCGAGGTCGAGGTCGAGGTCGAG ATCGAGATCGAGATCGAGGTCACCGTCAAGGTCCAGATCGGCATCACCACAGCAG GCATGA
- the LOC125858288 gene encoding serine/arginine-rich splicing factor SR34A isoform X13 codes for MSGRFSRSIYVGNLPADIKELEVEDLFYKYGRILDIELKIPPRPPCYCFVEFESSRDAEDAIRGRDGYNFDGCRLRVELAHGGRGPSSSSDRRGSYGSSSGGGGGGGRHGISRHSDYRVIIRGLPSSASWQDLKDHMRKAGDVCFAEVSRDSEGTFGLVDYTNYEDMKYAIRKLDDTEFRNPWTRTYIRVREYKGSPSRSRSRSRSRSRSRSRSRSRTPRKSRRSPARSVSRSPPPKSRSASPVKSTRSRSRSRSLSRSMSRSRSRSRSRSPSRSRSASPQQA; via the exons TATGGTCGTATATTGGACATTGAGTTGAAGATCCCACCTCGTCCTCCTTGCTATTGTTTCGTGGAG TTTGAAAGTTCTCGAGATGCTGAAGATGCCATCAGGGGTAGAGATGGCTACAACTTTGATGGCTGTAGGCTGAGG GTTGAGCTTGCTCATGGAGGAAGAGGGCCATCATCTTCAAGTGATCGCCGAGGCAGTTATGGCAGCAgtagtggtggtggtggaggtggagggCGTCATGGCATTTCTCGGCATTCTGATTACCGAG TTATTATTCGAGGTCTTCCATCTTCTGCTTCTTGGCAAGATTTGAAG GATCATATGCGGAAAGCTGGGGATGTGTGCTTTGCTGAGGTTTCTCGTGACAGTGAAG GAACCTTTGGCTTGGTGGACTACACAAATTATGAAGACATGAAATATGCT ATAAGAAAACTTGATGATACTGAGTTCAGGAATCCTTGGACAAGAACCTACATCCGG GTAAGAGAATACAAGGGCAGCCCTTCAAGAAGTCGTAGCCGGAGCAGAAGCAGGAGCAGGAGCAGGAGCAGGAGCAGGAGCAGAACTCCAAGGAAGAGTAGGAG ATCACCCGCCCGTTCAGTTTCGAGATCACCACCACCAAAGTCTAGATCTGCATCTCCTGTTAAGTCGACCAGGT CCAGGTCCAGGTCCAGGTCATTGTCCAGATCAATGTCAAGGTCGAGGTCGAG ATCGAGATCGAGGTCACCGTCAAGGTCCAGATCGGCATCACCACAGCAG GCATGA
- the LOC125858288 gene encoding serine/arginine-rich splicing factor SR34A isoform X7, giving the protein MSGRFSRSIYVGNLPADIKELEVEDLFYKYGRILDIELKIPPRPPCYCFVEFESSRDAEDAIRGRDGYNFDGCRLRVELAHGGRGPSSSSDRRGSYGSSSGGGGGGGRHGISRHSDYRVIIRGLPSSASWQDLKDHMRKAGDVCFAEVSRDSEGTFGLVDYTNYEDMKYAIRKLDDTEFRNPWTRTYIRVREYKGSPSRSRSRSRSRSRSRSRSRSRTPRKSRRSPARSVSRSPPPKSRSASPVKSTRSRSRSLSRSMSRSRSRSRSRSRSRSPSRSRSASPQQA; this is encoded by the exons TATGGTCGTATATTGGACATTGAGTTGAAGATCCCACCTCGTCCTCCTTGCTATTGTTTCGTGGAG TTTGAAAGTTCTCGAGATGCTGAAGATGCCATCAGGGGTAGAGATGGCTACAACTTTGATGGCTGTAGGCTGAGG GTTGAGCTTGCTCATGGAGGAAGAGGGCCATCATCTTCAAGTGATCGCCGAGGCAGTTATGGCAGCAgtagtggtggtggtggaggtggagggCGTCATGGCATTTCTCGGCATTCTGATTACCGAG TTATTATTCGAGGTCTTCCATCTTCTGCTTCTTGGCAAGATTTGAAG GATCATATGCGGAAAGCTGGGGATGTGTGCTTTGCTGAGGTTTCTCGTGACAGTGAAG GAACCTTTGGCTTGGTGGACTACACAAATTATGAAGACATGAAATATGCT ATAAGAAAACTTGATGATACTGAGTTCAGGAATCCTTGGACAAGAACCTACATCCGG GTAAGAGAATACAAGGGCAGCCCTTCAAGAAGTCGTAGCCGGAGCAGAAGCAGGAGCAGGAGCAGGAGCAGGAGCAGGAGCAGAACTCCAAGGAAGAGTAGGAG ATCACCCGCCCGTTCAGTTTCGAGATCACCACCACCAAAGTCTAGATCTGCATCTCCTGTTAAGTCGACCAG GTCCAGGTCCAGGTCATTGTCCAGATCAATGTCAAGGTCGAGGTCGAGGTCGAG ATCGAGATCGAGATCGAGGTCACCGTCAAGGTCCAGATCGGCATCACCACAGCAG GCATGA